Proteins from one Citrobacter amalonaticus genomic window:
- a CDS encoding TerD family protein gives MAVSLVKGGNVSLTKEAPTMNVAMVGLGWDARVTDGQGFDLDASVFAVGEDGKVLSDSHFIFFNNKTSPDGAVEHQGDNRTGEGDGDDEQVKIDLTKVSADIKKLVFAVTIYDAEARKQNFGMVNNSFMRVYNNDNGTEIARFDLSEDASTETAMVFGELYRHGAEWKFKAVGQGFAGGLSALASQHGVNV, from the coding sequence ATGGCAGTTTCTCTCGTAAAAGGCGGCAACGTATCTCTGACCAAAGAAGCACCGACCATGAATGTCGCTATGGTTGGCTTGGGCTGGGATGCCCGTGTAACCGATGGTCAGGGTTTTGACCTGGACGCTTCCGTATTCGCAGTAGGTGAAGACGGTAAAGTGCTGTCAGATTCCCATTTCATTTTCTTCAATAATAAAACCAGCCCTGATGGCGCAGTAGAACATCAGGGCGACAACCGTACCGGTGAAGGCGACGGCGACGATGAGCAGGTCAAAATCGATCTGACCAAAGTCTCAGCAGACATCAAAAAACTGGTGTTTGCCGTTACCATTTATGATGCAGAAGCGCGTAAACAAAACTTCGGCATGGTGAACAACAGCTTCATGCGCGTTTACAACAACGACAACGGCACGGAAATTGCCCGTTTTGATCTGTCTGAAGACGCCTCAACCGAAACCGCAATGGTCTTCGGTGAACTGTATCGCCATGGTGCTGAGTGGAAGTTTAAAGCTGTCGGCCAGGGTTTTGCCGGTGGCTTGTCAGCGCTTGCTTCCCAGCACGGCGTCAATGTCTAA